The following are encoded in a window of Chryseobacterium sp. genomic DNA:
- a CDS encoding catalase — MDTIHNHPEPQLPSAVGQTHPLSGISIQLLQDYILRENLAHHTTKGIAERNFGAKGSGLYGTFTVTHDISVLSKAQIFSAPGKSCRVFARFSGFTGEKGTADATRDLRGFALKFYTEQGNWDIAGSNLPVFAVKDPEKFPALILAQSRDATTNLKSVTALWDFWSLNPESLHYLLMLMSDRGNPRSYRFMHGYGNHTFSLVNDAAQRVWVKFHFRSEHGIRNLSEPELDETVVPNPDFFQEDLCHSLQNGKFPKWKMYIQVMTEDQAKSFRWNPFDATKVWFHDEFPLQEVGILEFSEMPNDYFNHVEQAVFSPANLIEGIGLSPDRLLQARLFTYGDAQRHRVGLNATQLDVNRCPFPGAGQQTAGSAECRNLEPEMFAEYSRSENEDDHYTQPGLFYSKALKGVDRDSLVQNIVNSMRQISGLRRAEIINRQLCHFFRANVELGMRIAAGLDVEIDAAMFTHGKEGPAQ; from the coding sequence ATGGACACAATACATAACCATCCGGAACCGCAGTTGCCCTCTGCCGTAGGCCAGACCCATCCTCTAAGCGGAATTTCAATTCAGTTACTGCAGGATTATATCCTGCGTGAAAATCTGGCGCACCATACCACGAAAGGGATTGCTGAAAGGAATTTTGGAGCGAAGGGATCGGGATTATACGGAACATTTACCGTAACCCATGATATTTCAGTATTATCAAAAGCGCAGATATTTTCAGCACCAGGTAAGAGCTGCCGCGTCTTTGCACGTTTCTCCGGATTCACGGGGGAAAAGGGAACAGCCGATGCAACGCGCGACCTTCGCGGTTTCGCGCTGAAGTTCTACACAGAGCAAGGCAATTGGGACATTGCCGGCAGTAATTTACCGGTATTCGCCGTAAAGGATCCCGAAAAATTCCCCGCCCTTATTCTGGCACAGAGCAGAGATGCGACCACCAACCTGAAAAGCGTCACGGCACTGTGGGATTTCTGGAGTCTAAATCCCGAAAGCCTTCACTATCTTCTTATGCTGATGTCTGACCGTGGGAACCCACGCAGCTACCGTTTTATGCACGGCTATGGAAACCATACCTTTTCGCTGGTCAATGATGCAGCGCAACGGGTATGGGTGAAATTCCACTTCAGGAGCGAACACGGGATCCGGAACCTTTCGGAGCCGGAACTGGATGAAACAGTTGTCCCTAATCCCGATTTTTTCCAGGAAGATCTTTGCCATTCCTTACAAAACGGCAAATTCCCGAAATGGAAAATGTACATTCAGGTAATGACAGAAGATCAGGCAAAATCCTTCCGCTGGAACCCTTTTGATGCAACAAAGGTATGGTTCCATGACGAATTTCCCCTACAGGAAGTAGGAATTCTGGAGTTCAGTGAAATGCCGAACGATTACTTTAATCATGTAGAGCAGGCCGTCTTTTCGCCAGCCAATCTGATTGAGGGGATAGGTCTTTCACCGGACAGACTGTTGCAGGCCCGCCTGTTCACCTATGGAGACGCACAGCGGCACAGGGTTGGTCTTAACGCCACACAGCTGGATGTAAACCGCTGCCCTTTTCCAGGTGCCGGGCAGCAAACAGCCGGCTCAGCAGAATGCAGGAATTTAGAACCTGAGATGTTTGCTGAATACAGCCGTAGCGAAAATGAAGATGATCACTATACCCAACCCGGACTGTTTTATTCGAAAGCATTGAAAGGCGTGGACAGAGATTCTCTCGTACAAAATATCGTGAACAGCATGAGACAGATTTCCGGACTCCGCAGGGCGGAGATCATCAACCGGCAGCTTTGCCATTTTTTCCGTGCGAATGTTGAGCTGGGGATGCGGATTGCCGCGGGACTGGACGTGGAAATAGATGCAGCTATGTTTACACACGGAAAGGAAGGTCCTGCACAATAA
- a CDS encoding LysR substrate-binding domain-containing protein: protein MNIQQLEYLIAVDKYKHFGKAAQACFITQPTLSAMIQKFEDELDVKIFDRTSHPIRTTDVGIQMVAHAKSIIDSVNELRNKADLLNNVLGGKINLGIIPTVSTYVIPVEIFSFLKENPKVEMAVKEMTTDNIIKALKSGELDAGIIATPYDGANEFYQEFLFNEELMLYASDVPEKSDSFVVPEEIDVEKVWLLEEGNCLRTQFENICHLKENALKPKNLDFKASNISTLVQMVDKVGGISILPELAVLQLTDEQAQKVSRFRKPFPYREISIIYYKPTYKQKIIDELLAAIRDSMQAKLNFTKAPADFVNVKPQ, encoded by the coding sequence ATGAACATTCAGCAACTAGAATATTTAATCGCAGTAGATAAATATAAACATTTTGGAAAGGCAGCGCAGGCTTGTTTTATTACGCAGCCTACGCTGAGCGCCATGATCCAGAAATTTGAAGATGAGCTGGATGTTAAAATCTTTGACCGCACAAGCCACCCCATACGAACTACAGATGTAGGCATTCAGATGGTGGCCCACGCCAAAAGTATCATTGATTCGGTTAATGAACTGCGCAACAAAGCTGATTTACTGAATAATGTCCTTGGAGGCAAGATCAATCTAGGAATTATACCTACCGTCTCCACTTATGTTATTCCGGTTGAGATATTTTCTTTCCTGAAAGAGAATCCGAAAGTAGAGATGGCTGTAAAGGAAATGACCACGGATAATATTATCAAAGCACTTAAGTCCGGTGAACTGGATGCAGGAATCATTGCGACGCCATACGACGGTGCCAACGAATTCTATCAGGAGTTTCTGTTTAATGAGGAACTTATGCTCTATGCTTCAGACGTGCCGGAAAAAAGTGACAGTTTCGTAGTGCCGGAAGAAATCGATGTAGAGAAAGTTTGGCTTTTGGAGGAAGGTAACTGTCTCCGGACCCAGTTTGAAAACATCTGCCACCTTAAGGAGAATGCTCTGAAACCCAAAAATCTGGACTTTAAAGCTTCCAATATCAGTACACTTGTACAAATGGTAGATAAGGTAGGCGGTATTTCCATCTTGCCGGAACTGGCTGTTCTGCAGCTCACGGATGAACAGGCGCAGAAGGTGTCGCGATTCCGAAAGCCCTTTCCGTATCGTGAGATCAGCATCATTTATTATAAACCTACCTACAAACAGAAAATCATTGATGAGCTTCTTGCTGCCATACGTGATTCTATGCAGGCAAAGCTTAACTTCACCAAAGCACCCGCAGATTTTGTGAACGTTAAACCACAGTAG